One segment of Vespa velutina chromosome 17, iVesVel2.1, whole genome shotgun sequence DNA contains the following:
- the LOC124955120 gene encoding chymotrypsin-2-like produces MSFHGMKTMFHIVLVLTIFRECYSYINIVRVHANISTYYESNNHGIAKGKITEFTDKNISNEDTRITGGEYATERQFPFISVVHRLVGNGVISQCGGSILSKRWVLTAGHCIAESPHKFFLVFGIIDKSGISYDKNFGPGISMITTRAYLHPRYIEAINDIGLLYMPKDIPFTNSIQPISLAGYNDIYKSYEHATAIVIGWGKERATGSITQALKYARLSVITNRECRLHWQIDQRNICTAFGSGQHACQGDSGGPLIVQTTNKQYIQIGIVSYGDANCPSNKPGVFTRVAAFSTWINLITRIRY; encoded by the exons ATGAGTTTCCACGGCATGAAAACGATGTTCCATATCGTGCTCGTTCTGACAATATTTCGGGAGTGTTATAGTTATATCAATATAGTGAGAGTTCATGCAAATATTTCGACGTATTACGAAAGTAATAATCATGGAATTGCGAAAGGAAAAATCACGGAGTTTacggataaaaatatttcaaacgaag ATACAAGAATAACAGGCGGAGAATACGCAACCGAAAGACAATTTCCTTTCATCAGTGTCGTACACCGACTCGTTGGTAATGGAGTGATCTCTCAATGTGGCGGAAGTATCCTATCGAAACGATGGGTATTAACAGCAGGCCACTGTATCGCAGAGTCGCCTCACaaattttttctcgtttttggTATTATCGACAAATCTGGTATCAGTTACGATAAAAACTTTGGTCCTGGAATTTCGATGATTACAACACGAGCGTACCTTCATCCAAGATATATAGAAGCTATCAATGACATTGGATTATTATACATGCCTAAAGATATTCCTTTTacaa acTCGATTCAACCTATTTCACTTGCTggttataatgatatatacaaGAGTTACGAACATGCAACAGCAATCGTTATCGGATGGGGTAAAGAGAGAGCCACTGGTTCCATTACTCAAGCTTTGAAATATGCTCGACTGTCGGTAATTACTAACAGAGAATGTAGATTACATTGGCAAATAGACCAGAGAAATATTTGTACAGCGTTTGGTTCTGGTCAACACGCTTGCCAA GGTGATAGCGGTGGTCCTCTTATCGTGCAAACTacgaataaacaatatattcaAATTGGGATTGTAAGTTATGGCGATGCTAATTGTCCCAGTAATAAACCTGGTGTATTCACAAGAGTAGCTGCATTCAGTACGTGGATCAATTTGATCACTAGAATACGATATTAA